Proteins found in one Amycolatopsis umgeniensis genomic segment:
- a CDS encoding alpha/beta fold hydrolase: protein MQQVVRVLATALASSALVLGGSSVATAAPEGQPEYAVGAIGWKPCAEAPHVECGTLTLPIDYTKPNGEKFGLAVARRKATDPSKRIGAMVINPGGPGGSGVDFAFAADGYFSKEISEKFDVVGFDPRGVARSQPIKCSAEVLAKQPSNYPKNAAEYDRLVASNKELRADCRKQSGPIFDHASTADVAHDIDSIRRALGEKKINYYGISYGTIMGQHYAERYGKNIRAMIIDSNMDHSLGTKRFVASEARGAEDSFQEWVKWNDRTPASPFHGQDLRKIWKDLLAKAERGEVPAPWDPNVKLTPEDLGSGVVGMAYGPDWQAFAEQVKTIVDGRPAPRSAFTAKETIPNPFPGIFCNDYDLRIDSYREYKSLVNLENSIAPNTRGSSIGHSAVMGCIGFPKATNPQRPLHLRNAPKILLTNAMHDPATVYEWAVNAHRQSRDTTVFVTYEGWGHGVYDRSQCTRTINDQYLVSLKLPPNGTTCAAVEPTPQSQSSQAKPKVPVGPFTVR, encoded by the coding sequence ATGCAGCAGGTGGTGCGCGTCCTTGCGACCGCGCTCGCGAGTTCTGCGTTGGTACTGGGTGGGAGTTCCGTCGCGACCGCGGCTCCGGAAGGGCAGCCGGAGTACGCGGTCGGGGCGATCGGGTGGAAGCCGTGCGCGGAGGCGCCGCATGTCGAATGTGGCACCCTCACGCTGCCGATCGACTACACCAAGCCGAACGGGGAGAAGTTCGGTCTCGCCGTCGCTCGTCGAAAGGCCACCGATCCGTCGAAGCGGATCGGTGCGATGGTGATCAACCCGGGCGGCCCGGGTGGTTCGGGCGTCGACTTCGCGTTCGCGGCCGACGGGTACTTCAGCAAGGAGATTTCGGAGAAGTTCGACGTCGTGGGCTTCGACCCGCGTGGCGTCGCGCGCAGCCAGCCGATCAAGTGCTCGGCCGAGGTGCTCGCCAAGCAGCCGTCGAACTACCCGAAGAACGCGGCCGAATACGATCGGCTGGTCGCGTCGAACAAGGAGCTGCGTGCGGACTGCCGCAAGCAGTCCGGTCCGATCTTCGATCACGCGTCGACCGCCGACGTGGCGCACGACATCGATTCGATCCGCCGGGCCCTCGGCGAGAAGAAGATCAACTACTACGGCATCTCGTACGGCACGATCATGGGACAGCACTACGCGGAGCGGTACGGCAAGAACATCCGCGCCATGATCATCGACTCCAACATGGACCACAGCCTCGGCACGAAGCGGTTCGTCGCCTCGGAGGCGCGTGGTGCGGAGGACTCGTTCCAGGAATGGGTGAAGTGGAACGACCGCACTCCGGCGTCGCCGTTCCACGGCCAGGATCTCCGCAAGATCTGGAAGGACCTGCTGGCGAAGGCGGAGCGCGGTGAGGTGCCCGCGCCCTGGGATCCGAACGTCAAGCTGACGCCGGAGGATCTCGGCAGCGGAGTGGTCGGCATGGCCTACGGCCCGGACTGGCAGGCCTTCGCCGAACAGGTCAAGACGATCGTGGACGGCCGACCGGCGCCGAGGTCGGCGTTCACCGCGAAAGAGACGATACCCAACCCGTTCCCGGGCATCTTCTGCAACGACTACGACCTTCGGATCGACTCCTATCGCGAGTACAAGTCGCTGGTGAACTTGGAGAACAGCATCGCGCCGAACACCCGCGGCTCGTCGATCGGCCACAGCGCCGTGATGGGGTGCATCGGCTTCCCCAAGGCCACCAACCCGCAGAGGCCGCTCCACCTCCGCAACGCGCCGAAGATCCTGCTGACCAACGCCATGCACGACCCGGCGACGGTGTACGAGTGGGCGGTCAACGCGCACCGGCAGTCCCGTGACACCACCGTCTTCGTCACCTACGAAGGCTGGGGCCACGGCGTTTACGACCGCAGCCAGTGCACCCGCACAATCAACGACCAGTACCTCGTGTCGCTGAAGCTGCCACCGAACGGCACCACCTGTGCCGCCGTCGAGCCCACGCCTCAGTCGCAGTCGTCGCAGGCCAAGCCGAAGGTGCCTGTCGGCCCGTTCACTGTCCGGTAG